A part of Pseudomonas sp. HR96 genomic DNA contains:
- the fdhD gene encoding formate dehydrogenase accessory sulfurtransferase FdhD: MHQTPAGAVPAPAPTAPAASQTYSYSHLADNLTDSTALAEEVALAIAYNGISQAVMLVSPTDLEDFIVGFSIASGIIASVDEIYDIKLSGCGSAQQAEVEIASRAFWNLKDQRRQMAGTSGCGLCGVEAVEQALPELAALQPAPLPPIRWLQGLRQRIGDFQPLGRHCGAVHAALFMNDQGELLLGREDIGRHNALDKLIGALIRQDIATAGGLAVVTSRCSLELIQKVLRAGIHTLVSLSAPTGLALQWARRHNLNLIHLPQHSEPRVYSPAMENQA, encoded by the coding sequence ATGCACCAGACCCCGGCAGGAGCAGTGCCCGCTCCAGCGCCCACCGCGCCTGCCGCCAGCCAGACGTATAGCTACAGCCATCTTGCCGACAACCTTACGGACAGCACCGCGCTGGCCGAAGAAGTGGCGTTGGCGATCGCCTACAACGGCATCAGCCAGGCGGTGATGCTGGTCAGCCCCACCGACCTTGAAGATTTCATCGTCGGCTTCAGCATCGCCAGCGGCATCATCGCCAGCGTCGACGAGATCTACGACATCAAGCTCAGCGGCTGCGGTTCGGCGCAACAGGCCGAGGTCGAGATCGCCAGCCGCGCCTTCTGGAACCTCAAGGATCAGCGCCGGCAGATGGCCGGCACCAGCGGTTGCGGCCTGTGCGGCGTCGAGGCGGTGGAGCAGGCATTGCCCGAGCTGGCCGCCCTGCAACCGGCGCCGCTGCCGCCGATTCGCTGGCTGCAGGGCTTGCGCCAGCGCATCGGCGACTTTCAGCCGCTGGGTCGGCACTGCGGTGCGGTGCACGCCGCGCTGTTCATGAACGACCAGGGCGAGCTGCTGCTGGGCCGCGAAGACATCGGCCGGCACAACGCCCTCGACAAACTGATCGGCGCGCTGATCCGCCAGGACATCGCCACCGCCGGCGGCCTGGCCGTGGTCACCAGCCGCTGCAGCCTGGAGCTGATCCAGAAGGTCCTGCGCGCTGGCATCCATACCCTGGTCAGCCTTTCGGCCCCCACCGGCCTGGCCCTGCAATGGGCGCGCCGGCACAACCTCAACCTCATTCATCTGCCGCAACACAGCGAGCCGCGGGTGTATAGCCCTGCGATGGAGAACCAAGCGTGA
- a CDS encoding LysR family transcriptional regulator encodes MDIKQLKFLIALDETRHFGQAAARCNITQPTLSMRLRNLEEELQLPLVNRGQRFEGFTAPGERVLAWARTVLAAYDGLQAEAAACRGNLVGTLRLGVVPLSSFDPLPLLRKLHELHPNLTFELSSLSSEQILEQLASNRIDLGVSFLDRLDAERFDTLALEDTRMGLLFDQRFFEFGEQPLSWPALVELPLAMLTVGMHFRQSIDHNFHSRGLHPRPLLQTDAVHQLLQAVHGGLCCAIMPLDGNHAAITEHLRLQPIEQAHTLAPLGLIMRRQAPRSALAEACFALQQQWQTP; translated from the coding sequence ATGGACATCAAGCAACTGAAATTCCTCATCGCCCTGGACGAGACTCGCCACTTCGGCCAGGCGGCGGCGCGCTGCAACATCACCCAGCCGACCCTGTCGATGCGCCTGCGCAACCTGGAGGAGGAATTGCAGCTGCCGCTGGTCAACCGTGGCCAGCGCTTCGAGGGCTTCACTGCGCCCGGCGAGCGCGTGCTGGCCTGGGCGCGCACGGTGCTGGCGGCCTACGACGGCCTGCAGGCTGAAGCGGCGGCGTGCCGCGGTAACCTGGTCGGCACCCTGCGCCTGGGCGTGGTACCGCTGTCGAGCTTCGACCCGCTGCCGCTGCTGCGCAAGTTGCATGAACTGCACCCCAACCTGACGTTCGAGCTGAGCTCCTTGAGCTCCGAGCAGATTCTCGAGCAACTGGCGAGCAACCGTATCGACCTGGGCGTGTCCTTTCTCGACCGCCTCGACGCCGAGCGCTTCGACACCCTGGCCCTGGAGGACACGCGCATGGGCCTGCTGTTCGACCAGCGCTTCTTCGAATTCGGCGAGCAACCGCTGAGCTGGCCGGCGCTGGTCGAGCTGCCACTGGCGATGCTCACCGTGGGCATGCACTTTCGCCAGTCCATCGACCACAACTTTCACAGCCGCGGCCTGCATCCCAGACCACTGCTGCAAACCGATGCGGTGCACCAGTTGCTGCAGGCGGTGCATGGCGGCCTGTGCTGCGCCATCATGCCGTTGGACGGCAATCATGCAGCCATCACTGAGCACCTGCGCCTGCAACCCATCGAACAGGCCCATACCTTGGCGCCGCTGGGTCTGATCATGCGCCGACAGGCGCCACGATCGGCACTTGCCGAGGCGTGCTTTGCCCTGCAACAGCAGTGGCAGACGCCTTGA